TACCTGTGATTTGGAGATCGATGGATTGCTGAGCGTGCAGGTTTGGCATGTAGATGGTGCAGATGTAGCTGCCCTCGTGCCTGATGTCCACGTTTCGGATTAACAGTGAGGCGTTCCCCCGACTGTGCGCCTCGTAAAAGAACATCTCCGTGCCAGCCTCTGCCATGTCCACCCGGTCGTGGGCACCGTTATAAGCGTAGACCAAGTGCCCGCTGCCCTTGAACTGGTAACGCCACTCCACGGCAAAGCCAGTCTGCCTGTCCATGGCGAATCCACAGTCCAGGAGGACATCACGCCCCAGTCCCGTCCTCACGCTCGGAGTGCGGGAGTAGACGTTCAGGACAACTGCGGGAGAGGAAAGGTCACCGTTACGGGTAAACCCAGAGCGTGCAGGGTGGGTTGGGCCGGGGAGCGCTGGCCGTCCTGTGAACAGGATCATTACCTGCGGGCCTCCTCTTCACTGGGTCACAATGATGTGCTTTCAGAACCAGGagccagagtaggccatttggcccatcgatcctgatccaccattcagtaagattatggctgaccttCCTATGACCTCAGCTCCACTGACCCGCCCGCTCTCCATCACCCTGAATTCCCGTACTGCTCGGAAATCAAGTCACCTTCGCTTtgaaagcattcaacaagatcgtctcaaccacttccttgGACAGGGAATCTCACAGATTCCCAACCCCCGGGTgatgaagttcctcctcagctctgtccgAAATGTGCTCCCCCTCATTTTGAGACTGCGCCCCctaattctagtttcacctgccagtggaaacattctccctGCTTCTAGctcattcattcccttcatcattttatatgtttctgttagatcccctctcattcttctgaattccaatcaatataatcccagtctgctcagtctctcctcataaaccaaccccctcaactctggaatcaaccgagtgaccctcctctgcaccccctccagtgccaatacatcctttctcaagaaaggagaccaaaactgcacgcagagCTCCACGTATACTCTCACCAGCACcgtgtccagctgcaacataacctccctgcttttaaactccatcccgttagcaatgaaggataatattccattggccttcctaaTGACCTGCTGCACCAGCAGACCAAGCTCCTGCGAttcgtgcacaaggacacccaggtccccctGCATAGCAGCAGGTCTACATCTACTCCCATCAAGTCCCAACCTGCTCAGTGGTACATCTCCCTTCCCCTTCTTCATCTTCTGTCCCGCTTCCAGAGGATCGGCTGAGGGAACTCCCCCTCCCAGCGCTCTGTCTGAGGCCAGTGTCTTTAAGGCAGGACTAATaccctgtgtggggtttgcacattctccctgtgtctgtgtg
This DNA window, taken from Chiloscyllium plagiosum isolate BGI_BamShark_2017 unplaced genomic scaffold, ASM401019v2 scaf_88583, whole genome shotgun sequence, encodes the following:
- the LOC122545325 gene encoding tapasin-like — translated: MILFTGRPALPGPTHPARSGFTRNGDLSSPAVVLNVYSRTPSVRTGLGRDVLLDCGFAMDRQTGFAVEWRYQFKGSGHLVYAYNGAHDRVDMAEAGTEMFFYEAHSRGNASLLIRNVDIRHEGSYICTIYMPNLHAQQSIDLQ